Within Oceanicoccus sp. KOV_DT_Chl, the genomic segment CGTGATAGACGCTTTACCCGTAGCCTGACAAATTTTATAACAGCGTGGATTAGCTTCATCTTTGGCAATCGGTAAATCTATTTCACCTTCATTGTCAGTAATGATACCGCTCACCACTGCCGTGTAATGCTTGTGTACCGTTCGCGCCTGAAACTGTTTACTAATATGGGATAAAGCCGATTTGTTCAACGGCAATATCACTAAGCCGGAAGTATCATAATCCAGTCGATGTACAATCATCGCCGTAGCAAAAGATTGCTGCACTCGACTCACCAGACAATCGTGATTATCAGGGTGGCGGCCCGGCACAGATAATAATCTGTTCGGCTTATTCACAACCACCAAATCGTCATCGTGGTAAAGCAACTGATAGGCTTCGCTGGTCGCAGCCAATACCGTTAATTGAGTGACATCTATAGCCATAAGAATGCTGTCGCCATTATTCAAACCTACTCGTCAGCACACATAACGACTGCTGAGCGAGTACCCTCATCTATACATTTAGCGCCCGAAGCAATAGCGCAGCACATAAAGCAAAACCGGTAATGTATGTACCTAAGGCGCCAACAAATCGCATCGGGTTGGGCTTGGCCAAAGTTTTAGCAAAAAGAATTCCCATAGCCGCAAGATAGCGAAAAAATGTCACCAATATCATGCACCAAAGAACCCAGGTCGTTTCCGGGAACTGGCCTAAAATATAAATCAGTAACGCCAGGATGGGCACATACTCAGCGGTATTACCATGCGCTCTAACGGCCTTATACAAGGTATTTTCCGGGTCTTCGCTATAGCCGAATATCACATTGTCTTTTGATCGGTAACTCGATACGGTAAATGCTAGCCCAATATTTAATAGCGCTAACAAAGCAATACATAACAGGGGAATAGACATAAAATATCCTACTTTTTAGTGTTAGAAAATAGTTAAGTAGCCAGTGAATCTAGATAAAAACAACAGCATTATCTTCGAACCTGCGCACCAATCGGCATATTACCCTCCTCAACCTGAAGATAGATTGAGTACGGCAATACCACCGTATCGGTAACCGCTGAGAGCGCTGTATCAAAAAAATAAAAAGCCAAGTACCAATCTATGTAGTTTCTTTCCGGGTATGAATGTAGCTTACATAAATTATATGAAACACCTCCAGACACTCTCAACAGGGAGGTACAATACGTTTTCTGCTTTTTTAAATTTTCAGCAACATCCTGGTCTGAATTGGTGAGCACAGTCAAACTGCCGCAACCCGACAACAATATAACACTCACCGCAGTTAAAGCATGCTTCTTAGTCACACCAAACATTAACCTAAAATAATTATTTACCATCAACAGATTAAGCATGATGATTTTGCAACCGTTCCGGTGCAATAGCCCACCACACAAACCACAGCATTAAAAATTGCAGGGGCAATCGAATATATAAAAACAACACCGAAATATCCTGATATCGTTCCGGGTGTAGCGCCATATTAATATTGGCGGGGTAGACAGCAACAATTAGCGCCAGTAAACCATAAGCAGCAACAACACGCGTCTTCGGTATTAAAATACCCACGCCCCCCAATATTTCAAAAACGCCGCTAATTAACACCAGCTCTTTGTGATAACCCAGGTAGTCCGGCATTGATTGCACAAAGAAATCCACAAAAATAAAATGCCCAACGCCTCCCCCCAAAAAAAACAGCGCGATTATCAATAATGGAATTCTAGGCATACATCATTATCCTTATTTTAAATAAATCATTCTTGCTGCGTCGCTCAGCATTGCTATTTTTGACTTTATGAGGGATGACTAAACACCGACTCGTAATGCTCAACTTCAGGAAAGGGCTGGTAAAAATGATGCAGCAAGGAACGCCACTGCTGATAGTGTTCCGACCCCCTGAAGCCCTCGGTATGATCTGCCAGCGTTTGCCAGTTAACCAGTAGGATATACCTGTTTGGCGTTTCAATACATCGCTGTAACTGATGAGAACAATAACCAGGCATAGCCGTTATTATTTTTTGCGCCTCGTTAAAAGCGACTTCAAAATCACTTTTACATCCAGGCTTAATATCCAGTATTGCCACTTCTAAAATCATTTAGCAGCCTTTTTATGCGAAT encodes:
- a CDS encoding MAPEG family protein, producing MSIPLLCIALLALLNIGLAFTVSSYRSKDNVIFGYSEDPENTLYKAVRAHGNTAEYVPILALLIYILGQFPETTWVLWCMILVTFFRYLAAMGILFAKTLAKPNPMRFVGALGTYITGFALCAALLLRALNV
- a CDS encoding YceK/YidQ family lipoprotein encodes the protein MTKKHALTAVSVILLSGCGSLTVLTNSDQDVAENLKKQKTYCTSLLRVSGGVSYNLCKLHSYPERNYIDWYLAFYFFDTALSAVTDTVVLPYSIYLQVEEGNMPIGAQVRR
- a CDS encoding antibiotic biosynthesis monooxygenase; the encoded protein is MILEVAILDIKPGCKSDFEVAFNEAQKIITAMPGYCSHQLQRCIETPNRYILLVNWQTLADHTEGFRGSEHYQQWRSLLHHFYQPFPEVEHYESVFSHPS
- a CDS encoding DoxX family protein, which produces MPRIPLLIIALFFLGGGVGHFIFVDFFVQSMPDYLGYHKELVLISGVFEILGGVGILIPKTRVVAAYGLLALIVAVYPANINMALHPERYQDISVLFLYIRLPLQFLMLWFVWWAIAPERLQNHHA
- a CDS encoding RluA family pseudouridine synthase; translated protein: MNNGDSILMAIDVTQLTVLAATSEAYQLLYHDDDLVVVNKPNRLLSVPGRHPDNHDCLVSRVQQSFATAMIVHRLDYDTSGLVILPLNKSALSHISKQFQARTVHKHYTAVVSGIITDNEGEIDLPIAKDEANPRCYKICQATGKASITHYQVLSRDTQRQQTRVLLKPVTGRSHQLRLHMQALGHVILGDEFYAPAALIAAAPRLLLHSNHIEFVHPVSQQPLSFDSEADF